One Malaclemys terrapin pileata isolate rMalTer1 chromosome 21, rMalTer1.hap1, whole genome shotgun sequence DNA window includes the following coding sequences:
- the TNFAIP8L2 gene encoding tumor necrosis factor alpha-induced protein 8-like protein 2, whose product METFSSRNLALQAEKKILSHMASKSVANVFLDDTSSEILDELYRVSKLHSQNRSEAQKVIKNLIKVAVKISVLYRNNRFSTGELGLAEEFKRKLHQGAMTAVSFYEVEFTFESGMLTQLLQDCRDLLLQLVEKHLTAKSHGRIRHVFDHFANGDLLSQLYSPGEPYRPHLQKICQGLNKLIEEGKL is encoded by the coding sequence ATGGAGACGTTCAGCTCCAGGAACCTGGCCCTGCAGGCTGAGAAGAAGATCCTGAGCCACATGGCCAGCAAGTCGGTGGCAAACGTATTCCTGGACGACACCAGCAGCGAGATCCTGGACGAGCTGTACCGGGTCTCCAAGCTGCACTCCCAGAACCGGTCCGAGGCCCAGAAGGTCATCAAGAACCTCATCAAGGTGGCCGTCAAGATCAGCGTGCTGTACCGCAACAACCGCTTCAGCACCGGCGAGCTGGGCCTGGCGGAGGAGTTCAAACGCAAGCTGCACCAGGGCGCCATGACGGCCGTCAGCTTCTACGAGGTGGAGTTCACCTTCGAGTCGGGCATGCTGAcccagctgctgcaggactgCCGggatttgctgctgcagctggtggAGAAGCACCTGACGGCCAAGTCCCACGGCCGCATCCGCCACGTCTTCGACCACTTCGCCAACGGCgacctcctcagccagctctacaGCCCCGGGGAGCCCTACCGGCCCCACCTGCAGAAGATCTGCCAGGGCTTGAACAAGCTGATAGAGGAGGGGAAGCTGTGA